In a single window of the Leptospira sanjuanensis genome:
- a CDS encoding DoxX family protein, with protein MPETSVISLYTMAVLYIFAGVMHFVLPKFYLRIMPPYVPYPKFVVYFSGVVEIALGGMLLFPETRQIGAWGVILLLIAVFPANLYHYQSRRKTDPPKWALLLRLPIQLLLIYWAYTFT; from the coding sequence ATGCCGGAAACATCCGTGATCAGCCTTTATACAATGGCGGTTCTTTATATCTTTGCGGGAGTAATGCACTTCGTATTACCCAAATTTTATCTAAGAATCATGCCTCCTTACGTTCCCTATCCCAAGTTCGTCGTTTATTTCAGCGGCGTAGTGGAAATCGCGCTGGGAGGAATGTTGCTTTTTCCCGAAACGAGACAAATCGGCGCCTGGGGAGTGATCCTTCTTCTCATAGCGGTATTCCCCGCCAATCTATATCACTATCAATCGAGAAGAAAGACCGATCCTCCGAAGTGGGCTCTATTGTTAAGATTACCCATTCAGCTTTTGCTGATCTACTGGGCTTATACCTTCACCTAA
- a CDS encoding OmpA/MotB family protein, translating into MKFKILLPLVLLTFTNCVSNSKYDSLLKAYEESKLDNQRILGEKEGLSRSLDELKRIQEESEQRIQEYKGLMATFRSLIDAGKLKIKIIDGRMVVVLSSDILFPVGSAFLSPSGTAAIREVTGLLASLEGKRFQIEGHTDDTPTGIKGYTNWELASSRALNVLHTMVKAGMPEVRISAASMGASRPAVPNTSPENRAANRRIEIVIVPDLSNLPGMEELKKYSN; encoded by the coding sequence ATGAAATTTAAGATCCTTCTTCCCCTTGTCCTATTAACGTTCACAAACTGCGTTTCGAATTCGAAATACGACTCGTTGCTCAAAGCGTACGAAGAATCCAAATTGGATAACCAAAGAATTCTCGGCGAAAAGGAAGGTCTCTCCCGTTCTTTGGACGAATTAAAACGAATTCAGGAAGAATCCGAACAAAGAATCCAGGAATACAAAGGATTGATGGCAACGTTCCGTTCGCTGATCGATGCGGGTAAACTTAAGATCAAAATTATCGACGGAAGAATGGTGGTCGTTCTTTCTTCCGATATTTTGTTTCCCGTTGGTTCTGCATTTTTATCCCCGTCGGGAACGGCGGCTATTCGAGAAGTCACCGGCCTTCTCGCATCTCTTGAGGGAAAACGTTTTCAGATCGAAGGGCATACGGACGATACTCCGACCGGTATTAAAGGTTATACGAACTGGGAACTGGCGTCATCTAGGGCTTTGAACGTTTTGCATACGATGGTCAAGGCGGGAATGCCCGAGGTAAGAATCAGCGCCGCAAGCATGGGAGCTTCACGACCTGCGGTTCCGAATACTTCTCCCGAAAACCGCGCGGCTAACAGGAGAATCGAAATCGTGATCGTTCCGGATCTGAGTAATCTTCCCGGAATGGAAGAACTGAAGAAATACTCCAATTGA
- a CDS encoding NAD(P)H-dependent glycerol-3-phosphate dehydrogenase, which produces MKIGVIGSGSFGTALGSLLADKGYDVTLWCRNDSQVESINRDHVNNKHLPSFTLPEKLTASKDLRTVVEGKDMIVSSPPSHALTDILREIKTYLPEKVPIVSASKGIENGTLRLVSEIFESELPGKYHAYLSYLSGPSFAKEIIQKVPTIVSIASKNEATARKVQEIFSFLYFRTYWTPDVVGVEVGGSLKNVIALAAGVSDGLGFGQNTRAALITRGLNEITKIGLKLGADPMTFLGPSGMGDLILTCCGEQSRNRTVGFRLGKGETLEQILSSMNEVAEGVKTTQSAYELSQKLGIEMAITNEVYKMLYEGKNPKEVVKDLMKRDLKREGVSV; this is translated from the coding sequence ATGAAAATCGGAGTGATCGGATCGGGAAGTTTTGGAACCGCGTTAGGAAGCCTGTTGGCGGACAAGGGCTACGACGTTACGCTCTGGTGCAGAAACGATTCTCAGGTGGAAAGTATCAACCGAGATCACGTCAACAACAAACACCTGCCGAGTTTCACTCTTCCCGAAAAGCTGACCGCGAGCAAGGATCTACGAACGGTCGTGGAAGGAAAGGATATGATCGTATCTTCTCCTCCTTCTCACGCGTTGACGGATATCTTACGCGAGATCAAAACGTACTTACCGGAAAAAGTTCCCATCGTATCGGCGAGCAAAGGAATCGAAAACGGAACCCTTCGTCTTGTATCGGAGATTTTCGAATCGGAACTTCCCGGAAAATATCACGCATATCTTTCGTATTTATCCGGACCTTCTTTCGCGAAAGAAATCATACAAAAAGTTCCCACCATCGTAAGCATCGCTTCGAAAAACGAAGCGACCGCACGGAAAGTTCAGGAGATATTCAGTTTCTTATATTTCAGAACGTATTGGACTCCGGATGTTGTCGGGGTCGAAGTGGGCGGCTCCTTGAAGAACGTAATCGCATTGGCCGCGGGAGTGAGCGACGGACTCGGCTTCGGACAAAACACAAGAGCGGCTTTGATCACGAGAGGACTTAACGAAATCACGAAGATCGGTTTGAAGTTGGGCGCGGACCCGATGACCTTTCTCGGTCCTTCCGGAATGGGGGATTTGATTTTGACTTGTTGCGGAGAACAATCGCGCAATCGTACGGTCGGTTTTCGATTGGGAAAGGGAGAAACGCTCGAACAAATTCTTTCCAGCATGAACGAAGTTGCCGAAGGAGTAAAGACGACGCAGAGCGCGTACGAACTTTCGCAGAAATTGGGAATCGAGATGGCGATTACGAACGAGGTTTATAAAATGCTTTACGAAGGTAAGAATCCGAAAGAAGTTGTGAAAGACCTAATGAAACGCGATCTAAAGAGAGAAGGCGTTTCCGTCTGA
- a CDS encoding tetratricopeptide repeat protein, protein MKLLSSKFLLYLLIGLVCSHSVAAQNKQEFGWAKSSDGFSFNLNGRTVFQSNSEVNSFPDSLSLLEKSDFLFFAGEYYVLNKDVRRYESLLKLTNGAEPELVLGGIFLRILKELNFNSKESSRASLTQFVRNEKNSYLKELAEGFDLAVFEKKSPENLKCSRKNVYYSLCKTLRLKKYLSDFSPETKSHEREYLNLNRTLAPFLEDPELKYIPFLSNFIFSIADQLAELGLSKEAVHFQKILIISENLSGRIIGYSYEKLAYFYLIGGDLVSAEKVLDYILKYHPDLRTPYKNHLYLKLGTIAYLNQEYKKSLDYYLNLDFLEWSSTILNPFLGEPISINSARDLISMAIWRSKSSFKAVDALKSVSTPKNLTEDDLFTRLRIIQILMNDEPEVAGKMATEITFLAQSKGWKRVEYASTLLNGFIHYKKNDLRKAIIEFTKAYGILKTADPVYTEEWIRLTGLFYSHKESRNLKTVKGALDQAVAITIHRRPDDMLLQLKNYLPAVYGVREFTDAAINYYILHGHNTELLGFLSRLEQKDVMGNTAYPNTLVSMIDTSRRISSFRGFYPGPKEHLTSSRSEIRKTEVIRLLEELDPFRNQEIKKSHIPVLSVFVRNKRTYIFWKAGDSQELELKEIPSESASSFTVQVVLKSLIESLYKRDSVQIYLNVSGMESFDYLKKEFPDIDFRLFAKFSRKEDTVKADRVYVSDCKNVENLTKSNFEKVGSAYFEGNKLLAGNHSMMVWNLKVEDNSPESLNEYSWSCGEDQIRFSRLHRRYDFRNTPSRLIFTRDSLSGNGWKGRSEDFLDWVSFWINSGVHRMYYTKSLDLNSESDINLLERLSQETNEPESSFRGIRIRKHIE, encoded by the coding sequence TTGAAGCTTCTTTCCTCAAAATTCTTACTTTATCTGTTGATCGGTCTTGTTTGTTCCCATTCCGTTGCGGCTCAGAACAAACAGGAATTCGGTTGGGCGAAAAGTTCGGACGGTTTTTCGTTCAACTTAAACGGAAGAACCGTTTTTCAATCGAACTCGGAAGTCAATTCCTTCCCCGATAGTTTAAGTTTATTAGAAAAATCTGATTTTCTATTCTTCGCCGGAGAATACTACGTTCTGAACAAGGACGTTCGGCGGTACGAGTCTCTGCTCAAGCTTACGAACGGCGCGGAACCCGAACTTGTTTTGGGAGGAATATTTTTAAGAATATTAAAAGAATTGAATTTTAATTCCAAGGAATCTTCCCGAGCGTCGCTTACGCAATTCGTCAGGAACGAAAAAAATTCTTATCTAAAGGAACTCGCGGAGGGTTTCGATCTTGCGGTCTTCGAAAAGAAATCCCCCGAAAATCTGAAGTGCTCCCGGAAGAACGTTTATTATTCTCTTTGTAAAACCCTGCGTTTGAAAAAATATCTTTCCGATTTTTCTCCCGAAACGAAATCTCACGAACGGGAATATCTGAATTTAAACCGAACTCTCGCCCCGTTTTTGGAGGATCCCGAACTCAAATACATTCCGTTTCTGAGTAATTTCATTTTCAGCATCGCGGATCAACTCGCGGAACTCGGTCTTTCCAAAGAAGCCGTTCACTTTCAAAAAATTCTCATCATATCCGAAAATTTGAGCGGAAGAATCATCGGATATTCGTACGAAAAGCTCGCGTATTTCTATTTGATCGGAGGAGATCTTGTTTCCGCCGAAAAGGTTTTGGATTACATTCTCAAATACCATCCCGACTTGCGGACTCCGTATAAGAATCATCTTTATCTAAAGTTGGGAACGATCGCATATCTCAATCAGGAATATAAGAAATCCTTGGATTATTATTTGAATCTGGATTTTCTGGAATGGTCTTCCACGATTTTAAATCCGTTTTTAGGAGAACCGATTTCGATCAACAGCGCGCGGGACTTGATTTCGATGGCGATTTGGAGATCGAAAAGTTCGTTCAAGGCAGTGGACGCGCTCAAGTCCGTTTCCACTCCGAAGAATTTAACGGAAGACGATCTGTTTACGCGACTTCGCATTATACAAATTCTTATGAACGACGAACCGGAAGTCGCCGGAAAAATGGCGACCGAGATTACGTTTCTCGCGCAGAGCAAGGGTTGGAAGCGCGTCGAATACGCATCCACTCTTCTCAACGGATTCATTCATTACAAAAAGAACGATCTGAGAAAAGCGATCATAGAATTCACGAAGGCATACGGAATTTTAAAAACAGCCGATCCGGTTTATACGGAAGAATGGATTCGATTGACGGGATTGTTTTATTCTCATAAGGAATCGAGAAATTTGAAAACGGTGAAAGGCGCGCTCGATCAAGCCGTTGCGATTACAATTCATCGAAGACCGGACGATATGCTTCTTCAATTGAAGAATTATCTTCCCGCCGTTTACGGCGTTCGAGAGTTCACGGATGCGGCTATCAACTACTACATTCTTCACGGACACAATACGGAGTTGTTGGGATTTTTGTCGCGTCTTGAACAAAAGGACGTTATGGGAAACACGGCTTATCCGAACACGCTTGTTTCGATGATCGATACGAGCCGAAGAATTTCCTCCTTTCGCGGATTTTATCCCGGTCCGAAAGAACATCTGACCTCGAGCCGATCGGAGATTCGCAAAACGGAGGTTATACGACTTCTGGAAGAGTTGGATCCGTTTCGAAATCAAGAAATCAAAAAATCTCATATTCCGGTTCTCAGTGTTTTTGTTCGCAATAAAAGAACGTATATATTTTGGAAGGCCGGAGATTCTCAGGAATTGGAGTTGAAGGAAATTCCTTCCGAGTCCGCGTCCTCGTTTACCGTTCAAGTCGTATTAAAATCTTTGATCGAATCTTTGTATAAGCGGGACAGCGTTCAGATATATTTGAACGTTTCGGGAATGGAATCCTTCGATTATCTCAAAAAAGAATTTCCGGATATCGATTTCCGATTGTTCGCAAAATTCAGCAGAAAAGAAGACACGGTGAAAGCCGATCGGGTTTACGTAAGCGATTGTAAAAACGTCGAAAATTTAACGAAGTCGAATTTTGAAAAAGTGGGCTCCGCCTACTTCGAAGGGAACAAACTTCTCGCCGGAAATCATTCGATGATGGTTTGGAATTTGAAAGTGGAGGATAATTCTCCCGAAAGTTTGAACGAATATTCTTGGAGTTGCGGAGAGGATCAGATTCGTTTTTCCAGATTACATAGACGTTACGATTTTAGAAACACTCCGAGCCGTTTGATTTTTACGAGAGATTCTTTGAGCGGCAATGGTTGGAAAGGAAGATCCGAAGATTTTTTGGATTGGGTTTCTTTTTGGATCAATTCCGGAGTTCATCGAATGTATTATACGAAGTCCTTGGATTTGAATTCAGAATCGGACATAAATTTATTGGAAAGACTTTCTCAGGAAACGAACGAACCGGAATCTTCGTTTCGCGGAATCCGGATTCGAAAACATATCGAATGA
- a CDS encoding TetR/AcrR family transcriptional regulator yields MLRKDGSPLYPLNRDYKNSRERILEGAAIAFSRKGFHGTSLREISKECGLEQPSIYHHFHSKENLFRKALIATHLLILNEIRRRVVRDQGLHIEVISIFKAVAETAKEYPDKARLPFSLIYSAPVNLQNEYTERYGSQYRKLLEVAFERNERIRRKEEKLSLCVDLLHSLVLACSVDALYLDRVRGLEERVRLILDL; encoded by the coding sequence GTGTTAAGAAAAGACGGAAGTCCTCTATATCCCTTAAATAGAGACTATAAAAATTCCCGTGAAAGGATTTTGGAGGGAGCGGCAATCGCGTTTTCTAGAAAAGGTTTTCACGGAACATCCCTGAGAGAAATTAGCAAAGAGTGTGGTTTAGAACAGCCGAGCATTTATCATCATTTTCATTCTAAAGAAAATCTTTTTAGAAAGGCGTTGATTGCGACCCATCTTCTCATTCTCAACGAGATTAGAAGAAGAGTCGTTCGCGATCAAGGCCTTCATATTGAAGTGATTTCGATCTTTAAAGCGGTTGCTGAAACGGCAAAAGAATATCCGGACAAAGCGAGATTGCCCTTTAGTCTGATTTACTCTGCCCCCGTTAATTTACAGAACGAATACACAGAAAGATATGGAAGTCAATACCGTAAATTACTCGAAGTTGCTTTTGAACGGAACGAAAGGATTCGAAGGAAGGAAGAAAAACTTTCTCTTTGTGTGGATCTTTTGCATAGTTTGGTGTTGGCTTGTTCCGTTGATGCTTTGTATCTAGATCGGGTTCGCGGGCTGGAAGAGCGAGTTCGGCTGATCCTGGATCTTTAG
- a CDS encoding sensor domain-containing diguanylate cyclase: MTLKDTKPELIKLYSSIGKIITSSLEQQEILDAVMEEVRLFFSPENWSLMRYDESSEELFFLIAEGLELERIKNIRLKSGEGIAGSVVQTKCPVFVENARNDPRFSRKVDERTGFETKTIIAVPMIFRGQVHGVIELVNRFDGSSFSPEDLVILQTIADFTAISLVHSNQYEETKVLAFRDALTGVFNRNKLNHLKEEWSGRRMEDHLALVALLDLNDFKVINDSYGHKTGDLVLCHFANILRYVIRGTDKIFRIGGDEFLILVQHENKEKITQTQTRFHEAMSVLIRKCKDHNPPYNFTWGMSVGSLQKLDELIHEADLSMYASKD, encoded by the coding sequence ATGACCTTAAAAGATACAAAACCTGAGCTGATCAAACTGTATTCTTCGATCGGTAAAATTATTACTTCATCACTCGAACAGCAAGAGATCTTAGATGCTGTCATGGAAGAAGTGCGCTTATTCTTCAGCCCTGAGAACTGGAGTCTTATGAGATACGATGAAAGTTCTGAAGAATTGTTTTTTCTGATTGCCGAAGGTCTTGAACTCGAGCGAATTAAAAATATTCGCTTAAAGTCTGGAGAAGGAATTGCTGGCTCCGTTGTTCAAACGAAATGTCCCGTTTTTGTGGAAAACGCCAGAAACGATCCGCGATTTTCTAGAAAGGTCGATGAGCGAACCGGATTCGAAACGAAAACGATTATCGCTGTCCCGATGATCTTTAGAGGTCAAGTTCACGGAGTAATCGAGCTCGTGAACCGATTCGATGGTTCTTCTTTTTCTCCAGAGGACTTGGTGATTCTGCAAACGATTGCCGACTTCACTGCAATTTCGTTAGTTCATTCGAATCAATATGAAGAAACGAAAGTTCTTGCTTTTCGCGATGCTCTCACGGGAGTTTTTAATAGAAACAAATTGAATCATCTAAAGGAAGAATGGTCCGGTAGACGGATGGAAGACCATCTTGCATTAGTTGCGCTTTTAGATTTGAATGATTTCAAGGTAATTAACGATTCCTATGGTCATAAAACAGGGGACTTGGTTCTTTGCCATTTCGCTAATATTCTTCGATATGTGATCCGGGGAACTGACAAAATATTTCGAATCGGTGGGGATGAATTCTTAATCCTGGTCCAACACGAAAACAAAGAGAAAATTACACAGACCCAAACGAGATTCCATGAAGCGATGTCGGTATTGATTAGAAAATGCAAAGATCACAATCCTCCCTACAATTTTACTTGGGGAATGTCCGTCGGTTCACTTCAAAAACTGGATGAGTTAATTCACGAAGCTGATCTTTCTATGTATGCGTCTAAGGATTAG
- a CDS encoding phosphopantothenoylcysteine decarboxylase, which translates to MGFSKAIITSGPTREWIDPVRYISNASSGKMGFHIAEEVALWIPEVVYIHGQVLDDYKSPKGTKKIAAETTSDMCDAVLSELAEGTILIMAAAPADFRPSRSNESKIKKEDGSETILLELVKNPDILKTVSSKIQKEEITGCCLVGFAAETDSLEDHAQGKLKSKNLDYIVGNYVGKNQKGFGEVDTTVIIFSSSGKMTEIGPFSKEVISQKIVGFLKGEAEKSS; encoded by the coding sequence TTGGGATTTTCCAAAGCTATTATCACTTCCGGGCCGACTCGAGAATGGATCGATCCGGTCCGTTATATTTCGAATGCTTCTTCCGGTAAGATGGGTTTTCACATTGCCGAAGAAGTAGCTCTCTGGATTCCCGAAGTTGTTTATATTCACGGTCAGGTTTTGGACGACTATAAAAGTCCGAAAGGAACGAAGAAGATTGCCGCTGAAACGACTTCCGATATGTGTGACGCGGTCCTGAGTGAGTTGGCAGAGGGCACGATTTTGATTATGGCGGCCGCTCCGGCGGACTTCCGACCATCTCGGAGCAATGAATCCAAGATTAAAAAGGAAGATGGTAGTGAAACCATTCTCTTGGAATTAGTTAAGAACCCGGACATTCTGAAAACCGTTAGTTCTAAGATACAAAAAGAAGAAATTACGGGTTGTTGTTTGGTCGGTTTTGCCGCGGAGACGGATTCTTTGGAAGATCACGCGCAGGGAAAACTCAAAAGTAAGAATTTGGACTATATCGTTGGGAATTATGTAGGGAAAAATCAGAAAGGCTTTGGAGAAGTGGATACGACCGTGATTATTTTTTCTTCGTCGGGAAAAATGACGGAAATCGGTCCTTTTTCGAAAGAAGTGATTTCTCAGAAGATCGTGGGGTTTTTAAAAGGGGAGGCCGAGAAATCTTCGTGA
- a CDS encoding DUF1564 family protein encodes MNGKKIRFPKFQHSRELQTSNGRFTADVYIPAKFYSYALKKIHQNRNLANYLKNLLQSYKFEILKNQKPHKRERVSYQSKSLGLMRISFRPNGQDWAELRTLGRYLGTSMCKTFVLLMALEMRKSTIKEFLDQRIDKTKCRITSLLQSFSVKNQQIVFELIIDS; translated from the coding sequence ATGAACGGTAAAAAGATACGTTTCCCGAAATTCCAACACAGCAGAGAATTACAAACTTCAAATGGAAGATTTACTGCAGATGTTTACATCCCGGCTAAATTCTATTCGTATGCTCTCAAAAAAATTCATCAAAATAGAAATTTAGCAAACTATCTAAAAAATCTTCTTCAAAGTTATAAATTTGAGATCTTAAAAAATCAAAAACCTCATAAACGAGAAAGAGTATCATATCAATCGAAGTCATTAGGTTTAATGCGAATATCATTTCGACCGAACGGACAAGACTGGGCGGAACTCCGAACCCTCGGAAGATATTTGGGGACGTCTATGTGTAAAACATTCGTCCTCTTGATGGCTTTGGAAATGCGCAAATCGACTATAAAGGAATTCTTAGATCAAAGAATTGATAAAACGAAATGCAGAATAACAAGTCTGCTACAAAGTTTTTCGGTCAAAAATCAACAAATTGTCTTTGAACTGATCATTGATTCCTAA
- the murB gene encoding UDP-N-acetylmuramate dehydrogenase codes for MSLALSESKIRNLKQSLESSKIPFRSEVRLGILSSFKIGGTCPVVIEPENSAQVLEALHNFHKFEIPWKILGGGSNILISDHPDNFVTLRLSGKFKEFESKGDGRFRIGAATNTTPTFRQISQLGFTGAEFLSTIPGWTGGAVIQNAGCYGGELFDLIQSVEFLRGNEVLVRKPSEIQHGYRHTEFLKEKNSIILGIEILLKEGNIEEIEDSLKDKRDRRNSSQPENKKSAGSVFKNPKIFREDGKEIKAWELIDRAGLRGETRGGAQISPEHCNFIVNVGTATASDVNYLVELVLDKVFKTSGVILNREIEYFGDIP; via the coding sequence ATGTCTCTCGCGCTTTCCGAATCCAAGATCCGGAATCTAAAACAAAGCTTAGAATCCTCTAAAATTCCTTTTAGGTCGGAAGTCCGTCTCGGAATTTTGTCTTCATTTAAAATCGGCGGCACTTGTCCGGTTGTCATAGAACCGGAAAATTCGGCGCAAGTATTGGAAGCGCTTCATAACTTTCATAAATTCGAAATACCTTGGAAAATCCTTGGGGGTGGTTCCAACATTTTGATTTCGGATCATCCGGATAACTTCGTAACTTTGAGATTATCGGGAAAATTTAAAGAGTTCGAATCCAAGGGTGATGGACGGTTCCGCATCGGGGCCGCTACGAACACTACCCCGACGTTTCGCCAAATCTCGCAATTGGGTTTCACCGGGGCCGAGTTTCTAAGCACGATACCAGGGTGGACGGGTGGAGCTGTCATTCAAAATGCAGGGTGTTACGGCGGGGAACTTTTTGATTTGATTCAATCAGTTGAATTCTTAAGAGGAAATGAAGTTTTAGTTCGTAAACCTTCCGAAATTCAACATGGATATCGACACACGGAATTTCTAAAAGAAAAGAACTCGATCATCTTAGGGATAGAGATTCTTCTTAAAGAAGGAAATATAGAGGAGATTGAAGACTCACTGAAGGATAAACGCGATCGAAGGAATTCTTCTCAACCCGAAAATAAAAAAAGCGCCGGTTCTGTTTTTAAGAATCCAAAAATTTTTCGGGAAGACGGAAAAGAAATCAAAGCGTGGGAATTGATCGACCGGGCTGGTTTGCGAGGAGAAACGCGAGGAGGTGCACAAATATCTCCCGAACATTGTAATTTTATCGTTAACGTCGGAACAGCGACTGCTTCTGATGTAAATTATTTGGTAGAACTGGTTTTGGACAAGGTATTCAAAACTTCCGGAGTTATATTAAACCGAGAGATCGAATATTTCGGCGACATTCCGTGA
- a CDS encoding hemolysin family protein → MELIGFFIIILLIFANGFFVSAEFALVSIRPSRLEELIKENRPLAFITKRAAQKLNDMLSVCQVGITIASLLLGWVGEGYVSRWLTFLLEMLGYSVNDATIHGLAITVSFTIITFLHILLGELLPKTIAIQNTETIALFISIPLFFFYYIFYPITFFLNELTSFLLKLMGIQANKSRMMHSPEELMIIIEEQNKQGKIDQEEFQIIQNTFQFSEHQAKDVMTHRLSIIGIPHDTTMDALISIIAEHHFSRYPIYEGNTDKIIGIIHVQTYLTWLSNSKKGRKEKVTAIMQPPIFVPEGLSIEKVMQKLRENKQHMAIVIDEYGGVSGLLTLEDIIEEIFGQIRDETDDHETDPFPAQHSDSFTIDGEAELDELKEILVGVQDEEIKDIRTIAGFILGRLEDMPEEGSTIALQTGTLTVEKMEGNKILSVRFTRGSLSNKAQSKK, encoded by the coding sequence ATGGAACTAATCGGTTTTTTTATTATCATCCTACTTATATTCGCGAACGGATTTTTCGTTTCCGCGGAATTCGCCTTGGTTTCGATCCGGCCCTCCCGCTTGGAGGAATTGATTAAGGAGAATCGACCTCTCGCGTTCATTACAAAACGTGCCGCGCAAAAGTTAAACGACATGTTGTCCGTTTGTCAGGTCGGAATTACGATCGCCAGTCTTCTGTTAGGTTGGGTCGGCGAGGGTTATGTTTCGCGCTGGCTGACTTTTCTTCTCGAGATGCTCGGGTATTCCGTGAACGATGCGACGATTCACGGTTTGGCGATCACGGTTTCGTTTACGATCATCACGTTTCTTCATATTCTTTTGGGGGAGCTTCTTCCTAAAACGATCGCGATTCAAAACACCGAAACGATCGCGCTTTTTATCAGCATTCCTTTATTCTTCTTTTATTATATATTTTACCCGATCACGTTTTTTTTAAACGAACTGACTTCCTTTCTGTTAAAGTTGATGGGAATTCAGGCGAACAAAAGTAGAATGATGCATTCTCCCGAAGAGTTGATGATCATCATTGAGGAACAGAATAAACAGGGTAAGATCGATCAGGAAGAATTTCAGATCATCCAAAATACGTTTCAGTTTTCCGAACATCAGGCGAAGGACGTGATGACGCACCGTCTGAGCATCATCGGAATTCCGCACGATACAACGATGGACGCTTTGATTTCGATTATCGCGGAACATCATTTTTCTAGATATCCGATCTACGAAGGAAACACGGATAAAATCATCGGAATCATTCACGTTCAAACATATCTGACTTGGTTGTCCAATTCCAAAAAGGGAAGAAAGGAAAAAGTCACTGCCATCATGCAACCGCCGATCTTCGTTCCGGAAGGGCTTTCGATCGAAAAAGTGATGCAGAAACTGAGGGAAAACAAACAGCACATGGCGATCGTCATCGACGAATACGGCGGTGTTTCCGGTTTGTTGACCCTCGAAGATATTATCGAAGAAATTTTCGGACAGATCCGGGACGAGACCGACGATCATGAAACCGATCCGTTTCCCGCGCAACATTCAGATAGTTTTACGATCGACGGAGAAGCGGAACTCGACGAACTCAAAGAGATTCTCGTTGGAGTTCAAGACGAGGAGATCAAAGATATTCGGACGATTGCTGGTTTTATTCTCGGGCGTTTGGAAGATATGCCGGAAGAAGGTTCTACGATCGCGCTTCAAACCGGAACTCTTACGGTCGAAAAGATGGAAGGAAATAAAATTCTTTCCGTTCGCTTTACTCGGGGCAGTTTGAGCAATAAGGCTCAGTCTAAGAAATAA
- a CDS encoding phosphopantothenoylcysteine decarboxylase: protein MAHPGKEILIAVSGSIAAYKACELVRNLTKEGYPVSVIMTAHATEFIGPITFEAMTGKKVRIDEYEQGMAHIDAKNSAAVIAVVPATANIIGKMANGIADDLVTSTYLAANCPVIVAPAMNPFMYSHPAVQRNLKRLAEDGVILADPSEGVVVCGDEGYGKLADISAIQKLILDVYKRNS, encoded by the coding sequence ATGGCCCATCCTGGAAAAGAAATACTCATCGCGGTTTCAGGAAGCATCGCAGCTTACAAGGCCTGTGAGCTTGTGCGCAATCTTACGAAAGAAGGATATCCGGTGAGCGTGATTATGACGGCCCATGCGACCGAGTTTATCGGACCGATTACCTTTGAAGCGATGACCGGAAAGAAAGTCCGGATCGACGAATACGAGCAAGGAATGGCTCATATCGATGCGAAGAATTCCGCCGCTGTGATTGCCGTAGTTCCGGCCACTGCGAATATCATCGGGAAAATGGCGAACGGAATTGCGGACGATCTTGTAACTTCCACCTACCTTGCAGCGAATTGTCCGGTAATCGTCGCTCCCGCGATGAATCCGTTTATGTATTCTCACCCCGCGGTTCAAAGAAATTTAAAACGCCTTGCGGAAGACGGGGTGATTCTTGCGGATCCTTCCGAAGGTGTTGTAGTCTGTGGAGACGAAGGTTACGGAAAGTTGGCCGACATTTCCGCGATTCAAAAGTTGATTTTGGACGTTTACAAAAGAAATTCTTAG